Within Desulfolithobacter dissulfuricans, the genomic segment GGCTCTGGGCGCCTGCCTGGGCGGCAACGGCTCGCCCATCGGCGCCTCGGCCAACGTGATTGTGGTCGGCATGGCCGAGAAAGCAGGGCACCGGATCAGTTTCATGAAATTCGTCGCCTACGGGGTGCCGATCATGTTCCTGACCGTGTTTATCTCCATGATCTATGTCTGGCTCAGGTACTACGCCCTGGCCTGATCCTTCCTGGTACCGGGGCTGTCCGATGGTCCCGGTACCCGCATCTCATCCAACCGGATACCTGCTCCATGGAGCCGCCCACCTTTCACAGCAAACGGTCTCCTGACGGCGAAACGGTGCTGATTTTCCAGGGCCAATGGAAAACCAGCCAACCCCTTCCCCCGCCGGACGCCGCCACCGCGACCCTCAAGGGTGCCAGGCAGATCCGTTTCGACTGTCGCGGCCTCCGGGGCTGGGACTCGGCCCTGCCGGTCTTTCTTTTCACTCTGCTCAAACCGGCTGCCGACACCATCACCATCGATTTCTCCGGCCTGCCCGACGGGGTCCAGACCCTGCTCAAGCTGGCCTTCGCGGTCGAGCGCACGGAACCGGCCCGGGAACAGCCCAGCCGTTTCCCCCTGCTGCACAAGACCGGTCTCAAGGTCATCCGCCTGTACCGGGAAGGAGGTGAGCTGGCCGCCTTCACCGGTGAGCTGGTGACCGCCCTGTACCAGATTCTCCGCGGCCGGGGCGGATTCCGGCGCCAGGACCTGTGGTTTTTCATCCAGGAATGCGGGGCCAACGCCCTGCCCATTGTCTCGCTGATCGCATTGCTGGTCGGCGTCATCCTCGGCTTTGTCGGCGCCATCCAGCTCCAGCTTTTCGGGGCCCAGATCTACGTGGCCGACCTGGTCGGTATCTCCATGCTGCTGGAAATGGGGGCCATGATGACCGGCGTGATCATGGCCGGCCGGACCGGCGCCGCTTACGCGGCCCAGCTCGGAACCATGCAGGTCAACGAGGAAATCGACGCCCTGCAGACCCTGGGCCTCTCCCCCGTCGCCTACCTGGTCCTGCCAAGGATGATAGCCCTTATCCTGATGATGCCGCTGCTCTGTCTTTATGCCGACCTGCTCGGTATCATCGGCGGGGCCGGTATCGGCATCGGCATGCTGGACATCTCGCCGGTCAGCTACCTGCAGCAGACCCAGAATGCGCTCCAGCTCGACCATCTGGTCGAGGGCTTGATCAAGGCCACGGTCTATGGTTTCCTGGTCTCCTTTGCCGGCTGCCTGCGCGGCATGCAGTGCGGCCGCAGCGCCTCGGCGGTCGGCGACGCCACCACCTCGGCGGTGGTGACCTCCATCGTCCTCATTGTGGTCTCCGATGCGATCATGAATGTTGTTATCCATTTCATCAAGACGGTGTTCTGATGACAGGCGGCCCGCAAGAGAAAAAACAGCGCAACCAGGACGAATGCCCGCTCCGGGTCGAGAACCTGACCATGGCCTATGGCAGTTTCATTTTGATGCGCAACATCAGCTTTGAGGTGCGAAAAGGGGACATTTTTGTCATCATGGGAGGATCGGGTTGCGGAAAATCGACCCTGCTGCGCCATCTCATCGGCCTCAAACGGCCGGCTTCTGGCAGGATCTGGTACCGGGAGACGGATTTCTGGGGTGTGGACGAGGCGCAGCGGGCCCGGATAATGCGGCGGGCCGGTATTCTCTACCAGTCCAGCGCCCTGTGGAGTTCCATGACCCTGGAGGAGAACGTGGCTCTGCCCCTGCAACTCTATACGGACCTGTCGGAAAAGGCTATCGCCGAACAGGTGGCCTTCAAGCTGGCCCTGGTAGGGCTGGCCGGCTTCGAGTCCTTCTACCCGGCCCAGCTTTCCGGCGGGATGCGCAAACGGGCAGCCCTGGCCCGGGCCATTGCCCTGGATCCTGAATTTCTTTTTTTCGACGAGCCCTCGGCCGGTCTGGACCCGGTCAGCGCCCGGCGGCTCGATGAACTGATCATTGAACTCAGGGATTCCCTGGGAGCGACCGTTGTCATGGTCACCCACGAACTGGCATCCATCTACTCCATCGCCACCAATTCCGTGTTCCTGGATGCCGGATCGCGCACCATGCTGGCCACCGGCAATCCCAGGGATCTGGTCCGGGAGAGCGACCAGCAACCGGTGATCGATTTCCTGACCAGGGGCACCGGAAACAGAGAGG encodes:
- a CDS encoding ABC transporter ATP-binding protein, whose amino-acid sequence is MTGGPQEKKQRNQDECPLRVENLTMAYGSFILMRNISFEVRKGDIFVIMGGSGCGKSTLLRHLIGLKRPASGRIWYRETDFWGVDEAQRARIMRRAGILYQSSALWSSMTLEENVALPLQLYTDLSEKAIAEQVAFKLALVGLAGFESFYPAQLSGGMRKRAALARAIALDPEFLFFDEPSAGLDPVSARRLDELIIELRDSLGATVVMVTHELASIYSIATNSVFLDAGSRTMLATGNPRDLVRESDQQPVIDFLTRGTGNREVRLI
- a CDS encoding ABC transporter permease → MEPPTFHSKRSPDGETVLIFQGQWKTSQPLPPPDAATATLKGARQIRFDCRGLRGWDSALPVFLFTLLKPAADTITIDFSGLPDGVQTLLKLAFAVERTEPAREQPSRFPLLHKTGLKVIRLYREGGELAAFTGELVTALYQILRGRGGFRRQDLWFFIQECGANALPIVSLIALLVGVILGFVGAIQLQLFGAQIYVADLVGISMLLEMGAMMTGVIMAGRTGAAYAAQLGTMQVNEEIDALQTLGLSPVAYLVLPRMIALILMMPLLCLYADLLGIIGGAGIGIGMLDISPVSYLQQTQNALQLDHLVEGLIKATVYGFLVSFAGCLRGMQCGRSASAVGDATTSAVVTSIVLIVVSDAIMNVVIHFIKTVF